In Beggiatoa leptomitoformis, the genomic window GATATGCAGGCTCTTTTAACGTTAATAGGACATTGCCGCAGCAGCCCTATTTTTTTTATTAAGTTCATGATTAAGCCATTATATATAGACCATCCAACAATTAAAGCCATTCCTGAGATAGAACGGATAATTAAGGACGGGTTTCCGATTCCTTACGTAGCGGATTCAGGGTTAAAGCTAGAACAGCAATTTGCACTTGAATTACTTAATCAGCTAGAGGCTTATCTTGAGGCACGTTTGCATTAACGACGCTTTCTAGTTCTGCCAATAATTTCCGTGCATGTTCCCAACGTGGTGAGGTTGGATGTGATTTTGTCTTAAAGGTCGCTAAAACCGTTTTTAAGCCATTCAATTTTGTTTCCGCGTTCTCCAGTGACCGCTTGCACGTTTCCAGCTCGTTTTGCAGTTCTCCCGCTTTCTCTTCCTTCTCTTTTAACTCGTTTTCCAGCTTCACAAGCTGAACATTTTCGACAAGGCTTAATTGTCCCTCTGGCGCGGTTATCTCTGCGTGGGTTTCCGTTTTGACCAGTGTCAATTGCACAGGTTCGCGTTGGCGTGGGATTCCTAAATATTCTGCAATCATTTCTAACACCTTTTCGGCTTTATCTGCTGGGACTGTGCGTAGGTATTCCTCTATTTCAGCAGTACGAGAAACAGGGATTCTAAGGGTTTTAGTGGCTTCACGATTGTAGGCTTTCATGTTGGAAACTCCACGCTATTAGTTGATTTCAATAACATTATAGCGTTTTTCAAGCCCTTTTTCAATCGAAATATTACATTAAACTGCTGAATTACAACATTATTTTACAAGATGATGGCCTGCTTTTTGCAATTTTACCTTTTACAGATAGGTTTTAGGTTTTTTCTTTTATTTATTTTATGCTTATTCTTTTCAAAGTAGCACGCTGTAGACTATTTTTCGCGGGTAGGATTTATCAGGCTTAATGAGATATTTTCGCGAAAATAGACGGAAGCGGTGGGGGTAGTGCGTGTAAACGCACGAAGGGGGGAGAGTTCCTTCCCCCTTACACGAGCGAGCGAGTGTTATCTCAGGACGTATGCGCTAAGTTTCTTCTGTACATTCTTAGGACGGGCTTATTGAAAGCAATCAGATTGCACATGCTGAGATGTTGCCGTTGTTTGCCTTTGGTTGCCGTTCAGAAAGCAACGGGGTTCTATCAAACATAAATATCTTTTAAGCATTAATGTAGTTCTAGCTTTGACGAACAGCTTAATAGTTGAGGAAGTACAGACGAGAAAAGAGAGTGGTTTTAACAAAATTAAGCTTTTGATAAAAACTGGCTTTTTAAGAGAGCAACACTTTTAGGGTCAGCCTCAAGAATTCTTAATAACGCACGTGCTGAACCTGTTGGATGTCGACGACCTTGCTCCCAATTTTCCAAAGTACGTTTGCTTACGCCTATCGCATCAGCAAAACGACTTTGAGTTAGCCCCGTTTTAGCACGAATCGCTTTCACGATGGGTTCTTCAAAATTAGTTACCTGTTGCGAATTCATTTTGCCTTGAATAATCTCATCCGCTTGGGTGACGCTTTCCATCAATTGGTTAAATAATTCATCTTTCATAATGACCACTTCTCTACAATTTGCTTCAGTGAGGCTATTTGTGCATCGGTTAAGTTATCTTGTTCATTTTTAGGATAAACAAGTAACATATACAATTGGTTATCTTGAGACATCCAGTAATAGATAATCCTTACACCGCCACTTTTACCACGTCCTTCTAACGCCCAACGTATTTTTCTAAGTCCACCACTATTTTTAATTAAAACACCTCTCTCTGGGCGGTTGATTAAAGCCTCTTGCAAGTCCTTATATTCATCATCGCTCATTAATGCTTTAATAAGTTTCGTAAAAATGGGGGGTTCTATAATTACCATAGGTACATTATACGTCAGTGACGTAGTTTTTAAAAACTAACATACTTAAAGATATGTTAAGGGTTTAATTATTTACACTGTTTTTCTCTACCCGCAGAGAATCCTAAAACAACTAAATATTCGATGTAATAGAAAAGAACAACAAAGAAGGTACGGCGTAAGGTGTGAGGCGTACAATCCACAATTCCCGCTAACCGACAAACACTTGCAAAACTGTGCTTAATATCCCGAATCGCCCGCCCCTCAATCTGAAATACAAACCGTCCATTTCTACATCGCTGCAGTTCAGACAAGGCAATCTGATTTAAAGGCACGGTTCGGGGCTTCCCTGATTTTGTTTTGTGCAAGCGTAAACTCTGTGTATCCCGATTAAACTGTGTCCACGACAAAGTTAATAACGCCTGTTTACGCATATTGTTATATGATTTCTGTCAGGGTTAAGGCTTGGAGTTCGTACAGGGTGTATTGGTTGCTATATCACTTAATAATTGAGATAGAAATAATCTCATTTGCGCTTAAATCCACGTTGGTTTTATCAAGAGGTGGATTTTCCGAATTCGGCTAAACACAGACTACTAATAACTGATATAACTAAATACTGTTTTTTGACTGATTATTGTTGTGTGGATTTTCTTTTGTTTTGCAGGTTCACTGTTGAGATACACAAAAGGGGTGCTACGCATGGCCTCTTCAAGTCAAAATCAAAATAAGTTTGTTAGGGAAAAGATAAAACCCGTTCGTAATTCTCAATAGGGAACATTGGGATCATGATTAAAGGACAACAGGCTGTTGTCCCTAATTGGAGACATGATGGAAACACTTATCAGACTGCATATAGAAAAACTTCCCGAAGGCTATTACTTAGCGACCTCAAAAGACGTGTAAGGTCTAGTTACTCAAGCTGAGACATTAGAGGAGACAATCATGATTGCTCAAGATGTCGCAAAGTGTCTATTGCAAGCACAAGCGCAAAATATCCGTAAGATTCCAGCCTTTGATTGCGCTTTAGTGATTGGAGTATAAATGGGACGGTTATTAGGCTTTAAATATCGTGAAATAGTCAGTCGATTAAGTACATTAGGCTTTGAACTTCACCGCCAAGCAGCAGGAGGTCATGAGATTTAGTACAACGCCACAACAAATCGTTACACCACTATCCCAAACCACACAGGCGATATGCCCGAGGGAACATTAAAAGCAATTTTGACACAAGCGGGTATTAGTACGGCGGCGTTTTTGAAGAAGTAATGATACTGCCGTTAAAAAAACCGACTTTTTAGGATAAAACTCTTTTGGAAAAAATTAATTGTCCTCAATTGATTACATCTTGCATCAACTTTAACTCTATGAGATAGTTATTAAACGCTTCAACACTGTAAAAAAAGAAAAAACACTCTACAAAGCGGATTAAGGAACAATCATGGAAATAAAATTGACAGATAAGATGGCTATTGAAATTCTTAGCCGTTTTTCAGAGCAAGAGCGAGGACAAACTGCTGCGAAGTATATTATTCTTGGAGATGCAGTTATCAACTACGCTCAATTAACAACTAATCAACAGAGCATTCAAGAGCATTTTACACCAATCACCGACAAACTTGTTCATCAGGTTAGTTCTGTTACCACTGCTCTTTCTCATCAAATGGAACTGATGGGTAAGCATTTGGAGGGAACAATTCCACAAACCGTAAGTACTGAACTGAATAAACTTACCCCACCAATTGAAAAGTTAAACAGTATTGCTACTTTGTTGAATCAATTACATGAAACATTGAGCAACACTATTTCCGCTGTATCTAAACCTGCTAAAAAAGGCTCTTTATCTTGTGAAGTTATTTTTGAGTCGTTGAAAACATATTTCAGGGATGATTCCTTTGAGTATGTATCCTCAAAAGCAAGATTTACTGATATTGTTGCTACTCCAGATTCATTTAAACATCGTATCTTTATTGAAGTTAAAGATTACACAAAAACAGTTCCTTCTGACGAAGTACAAAAATTTTGGCGTGACTTAGACTCACAACAGGTCAGCCTTGGTTGTTTTATATCATTGCATACAGATATTTCAAACGTTACTGGTGATTTTAAGATAATAAGTAATGGAAGCAAAATAGGGGTTTTTGTTGTTTCTGATTTAATGGGGGGGCAAGGACATTTATGGGCATATGGAACTGCACGTAAGATTTTAGAAGTAATGCTTCCGCAGGCTATAGAAACAAATCAAACAGAACAAGCCGCTTGGATTGCCAATTTGCTTAATAATCGTTTGCTAGAGTTAAAAAATAACGTACAGGATTTTGAGAAGATTCAAAATGACTTAGAAAAGACTAAAGATACAGTTGAGAAGAGTTTATCTAGTGTTATTAAAAAAATAACGGAGTTAAGAGCGAAACTAGATACAACAATTGAGATGGCATTACATGATTTTCCACATAATGATAATTAACTAAAGGTGTTTAACATGAAACTTGTACAAGTACGATTACGGAATTTTCGCTCTTATAAGGAAGAAGTAACAATTGATATTGAAAAAAAAATAACAGCCCTTTTGGGCTGTAATGATGCTGGAAAATCTACAGTTTTAGATGCATTAGACATTTTTTTTAACGACGTGCCTTTAGATAAACATGATGCTTGTAAGACTGGTGATGCCCAAGATGTTGCAATTATTTGCGTTTTTGATGAACTACCAGAATCTATTGTATTAGACGAGGAGGCATCAACAACGTTACAAGTTGAGTATTTATTGAATTTAAATAAGCAATTGGAAATACACAAAACTTTTGATGCTTCTTTAGAAAAACCTAAATCTAAATTCGAATTGAAAGCTTTTCATCCCACTCATGAGAATGCTAAAGATTTAATTACACTAACTAATGACAAATTAAAGAAACGTGCTAGGGAGGCTGGAGTTTCGGCTGATGATGAACGGTGTAATTCGTCTCTTCGTCGTGCTATTCGTGATCAAATAGGGGAAACTCAGCTTCAGTTAGATGAACAGTTAATTTCATTAGCTGATGGAAATGCTAAAAAAATTTGGGGAAATATTCAAAGTAAACTCCCTTTATTTGCATTATTTAAGTCAGATCGTCCTAGTAATGATCAAGATGCGGAAGCACAAGACCCTTTAACAATTGCAATTAAAGAAGCACTTAAAACTAAGACAAATGAGTTAGACGCTATTTCTGAGTTTGTAAAAGATGAAGTGAGTAAAGTTACTCAACGCACATTAGATAAACTTTGTGAACTAGATGATAATCTTGCTACTACTCTTAAACCTCAGTTTTCTGATTTTAAACTTGATAAGTGGGCTAGTGTGTTTAAGACAAGTATTATCGGTGATAATGATATTCCCATTAATAAACGCGGAAGTGGTGTAAGAAGATTAATTCTACTAAGTTTTTTCAGAGCTAAAGCTGAATTATCAGAAGGAGAAAATAGCGTTATTTACGCTATTGAAGAGCCTGAAACTAGCCAACACCCTAACTATCAACGGCTTTTATTTGAGGCACTATCTGAGTTATCTAGTATGAATCAAATTTTGATTACAACTCACACGCCTGTTTTAGCTCGGTTGCTTGATACAACGGCTATGCGTTTTATACATCAAGACCAAGAAAGTGGTAAAAAATGCATAAATAAAGGTGGAACCGATGAGATTAATCACAAAATTGTAAGAACTTTAGGTATTTTGCCCGAACACAATGTTAAATTGTTCATTATGGTAGAGGGAAGAACAGACATTGACTTTTTAAAACAGATGTCTTTCGTTTTAAGAAGAGAGCATGAAGAAAAAATACCAGATTTACAATCGCTTGATGATAGCGGACAAATAGTATTTATTCCCATTGGTGGTTTTCGTAGTATGGATTTATGGATTTGTAGATTAGAAGGATTTTCTCGTCCAGAATTTCATTTATATGATAAGGATGAAAAGAAACCAGATATTTATCTTAAGTGTGTAGAGGAAATAAACAAACGTCCTAATTGTAGCGCTCAGTTTACTGAAAAAAAAGAGATTGAATGTTATATTCATAGCCAAGCTATCAATAAAGCTCTTTCTGCGAAAGCGGTTAACGTTAGCTTTTCTCAACAAGAGATAACTAATTGTAATGAAAAAATAAATTGTTTTATTGCAGGGAGAATAAATAAGGAGGGATGGAAGAAAAATCTTGTGAAAATTTTTCTTTGTAAAGAAGCCACAAATAATATGACGGTAGATTTACTTAAAGAGATAGATGCTTATGACGAGGTCATTAAGTGGTTTCAAACGATGAATACCTTAATTACCTCTAATAAGTAGTACTAGTCCAGAAATTAATAACCGACTGTCTCATGCGATTTTTTTAAAACTGCGAGCCTTAAAGATACCATCGTGAGGAAAACCTTATCTTTCTCCAAGAAGATAGAAAATTATATCGGGGCTATCATTTTTTTCATTAATGATTACAACAAAGCATTATTTTTTTAGCACTACTAATTAAAGAAATCCATTAAGAAGCCTCAAAAATATAAAGACTGTTTTTAACTTTTACATTAGGGGGACGTTGATATTGTTCAAAAAAATCATAGCCTGCTTTTAAATTAAGCCAAAAAGCTGACCAAACAGAATTGGCGTGTGATTGTAGGTTTTCTTCCGTCATGCGGAAAGGGAAAATATGCACACGAAAAAAGCTTTGTCCCTTTTGTAAGGCAACGTCTGCAAGTGTGTAAATTTCTTCAATAAAAGGGTCTGTCATTGCGTAACAGCCTATCGAGACACAGCCACCGTGTACCATTAGCGCGCTACCTGTCCATTTTTTTGCGCGGTCATAATCGTTTGGAAAACCAAGGTTAAAGGCTAAATGATATTGGCTGTTGGGATTCATTTGTGCGGGGGTTACAAAATAAAAACCTTCTGGACTTTGTTTATCGCCTTCGCGTTTTTTACTGCCTAATTCGCCTGAATAAGTGCAAATGGGATAGGTTTTAAATAAAACAAATTCATTATTTTTTTCTAGCCAAACTTCTAGTTGTTTTTCTTGTTTAAAAATGCGAATAAAAATCGGCGTACCCCATGTTAGCCCTTTTTCCTGTATGGCAATTTGTAGTTTTTCTATTATTTCAGGAGAAATTCTATTTTCTGTGTTATTTGCCATTTTTGTCTCATTCATAAAAAACCAATAGGCCCATGCAATGAGAAATAACAATAAGATGTAACGTAAGGTTTTTGGACGATGCGTTGTAAATGCTGACTTTTTACGTAACCTTATCTGTTGCGCTCCCATAATCCTGATTTACCGCCTGCTTTTTTTATAAGTTGTACATGTTCTATTGTCATGCCTCGATCAACGGCTTTGCACATATCATAAACAGTTAGGAGTGCGATTTGTACTGCCATGAGTGCCTCCATTTCTACTCCTGTTTGTCCTTGTGTTTTAACCGTTGCTTGACAATAAATTGCGCGTTTTTCAGGTAGGGCTTCTAAATCCACCGTGACATTGCTTAACATTAAGGGGTGACACAGTGGAATTAAATCGCTGGTTTTTTTACTCGCCATGATGCCTGCAATACGGGCAATGCCTAATACGTCGCCTTTCTTATGCCCGTTTGTCATGATGAGTTCTAACGTACTGGTTTGCATGGTAATAAACCCTTCGGCTATCGCTGTCCGTTGTGTGCTGGCTTTTTCGCCAACATCTACCATTTGGGCTTCGCCAGCGGCGTTAAAATGCGTTAATACGGATAAGGGTTGTTTTGATGATAGTATTTTATTTTTAATGAAGTTTGCAATTTCATCAGGTTGGTTAATATCTAATAGGGGTAGGGCAACAGTGATTGTTAAGGGTGCGTCACAAGCAATAGCAATAATGGTTTTATCTTCAGGAAAAAGAAGCGGTTTATGTAAACTAGGGCGATGAAGTTCTATTTTAGGAAAAGATTCATGTTTAAAGCCTTCTACCAGTATTAAATCTAATTCCTTTTGATTTAAATGGGCTAGAACCTGTTGTAAATTGGGTTCATTGTGTTGTTCTTCGGTTTCAGTCATCAATGCCCAGCGTTGTCGTGAGGCAATTAGCAGTTGTGTGACTCCGCCTTCTTTACGCAGTCTATAACTGTCTTTGCCCTCATGGTCTATATCAAACTGGTGGTGTGCGTGTTTTATTACGCCCACACGTAAACCACTTGCTTTGAGTAAGGGTAAGATTTTTAATAGTAAAGTTGTTTTTCCTGTGCCACTGAAGGCGGCAAAACCAATGAGGGGAATTTGGGCGAGTGGGGAATGTGAGAAGGCGGTCATTGTTGTAAACGGTGTAAAAGAGTTTGTTTTTCTTCGGGGGTATTAATATTTAAAAAAGTATCAGGCACATCAGAAAAATCAACCGTTATCACGGCTTGCGATGCATACCAGCGTTCTACTTTACGTTCACCATTGGCTAAAAATTGCCGTAATGCGGTGAGTAAATCCCGTTTTATCAATACAAAAACAGGTTGTAACCGTTGATTATCACTGGCAATACTAATGTCTGCTTGATTTTGTACTAATGCGCTATAAAGGCGTTGAGCAAGAGAGCTGGTTAATAAAGGGGAATCACAGGGGACAAACAAAACATAATCGGTCTGTGCGTTATGCAGTCCACTCAACATCCCTGCTAAAGGGCCTTCATAATTACCGTAGTTATCTGCAATCACAGGACATTGTCCTAGATGAGCATATTCTGTTTGATGCCGATTGGCGTTGATAAATAAGCTCGCAACTTGTGGACGCAAGGCATCGATAACATACTCAATCATTTTTCTATCGTTCAAATCGACTAGGCCTTTATCTTGCCCGCCCATCCGTACTGCCCGCCCTCCCGCAAGGATGACACCTGTAATGTATTGCTGATAATCTGTGTCCATAAGTTTTAGTAAAGTGCTTGTAGCTCAAAAATATCGGAGAGTGGAACATGAATAGCAAAAGCACTCGGGGTCATTTTTTGTTGAATAATGATTTCTTGTGAAGTCATACCCACTAAATAACCTTCTTGAATATCTCCGTTGATTTTTATGATATATACCTGTTTTTTAATAAAACGTCGGATATCTTGTAAATCAGTAACGGGCTTAAACGTGGGGGTAGCGGTTGTTTCTTCATTACTAATAGTCGCTTGATGGCTCAAGCTATTTGTTTTGACATCTATTAAATGACTTGAATGTTGCGGTGTTTTCGCTTGCATTGCTAATGTTTGCGCTTCTTCTGTTTGCCGAACAATAGCGGAACAGGCATCAGCCTGATTAACTGCTCGTTGCAAGCGATTAAGTTCAGCCGTTTTAAAAGAAAAGGTGTCCGCTTGTTGTTGTAACTGTGTGAAAGCATCGGCTTTATCTGTCAAGCAACGCGCATCTATGCCGCATTGGCAGATTTCATTTGTCGCCATTTCTACTTGACGCAAAACATTAAAACGAGCGACAAGCTCTTGTGCTGAAAGAGGATATAACCTTGTCCCCAAGTCAAACGACCAAATGAGCAGCAACATAAAAAACACGGATACACCCAATCCGCCGCCCAGTATCATCGCACCCTGTGATAAATGAGTCCCCAACAAACGGGAAAATATGATGCTTGCTAAGGCAAAAACAATGAATAGTAAAGGGTAAGCAATTTGTCCTGATACTAGACTGATTAACCAAACGATTAACAGCAACAACCATGTGCTTAACAACGCCAAAATACACCATCTTAAGCGGGTTTGCTTTGCCATAAAGCGCACCGCTAATAGGTGTGTAGGATAAGCCGCAACGGCTGTACTCACAAACACTAATAAAAAAATCAAAAATAAAAGACTCACGTCAGTATTCCTACCCAGAATTCTTTCAATCGGAAAATCATTTATTGCAACGCACAGGAAAGGTTTTTTGTACCACCGACTAAAACAATTGTTGATTGTTTTAAATCAAAAGCATATAAAATATTATAGGTGTAATGCTCATGTGTTACATGTAACTCGCCCATTTGAGCGTATTGTGTATGCGCATGTAAACTCATCAATGTTTCGGGTTTAAGCAAATTAATGATAGCGTGATGTAAAGCCACTTGTTCAGGTGCTTCAAGCGACTCCCACCAACTGACAAATCCAGACGTGTAATGGGCTGTTAATTTCATGTTGTCAGTATGGAGTGAGCCTAATTTTTTTGCAATTGTTCGAATGCGACATTCTAGCGAAAAGCGTGAAATGCTTGGGGGGCTAAACAGAAAAAGGTTATGTGGAAATTTTGGCAGACGGGTAATTAAATAGCTTACTTTTTCTTATAAAGTTCAAACGGATTCTACTGTAACGGGTAGAATTTGAGAAAGCCATAAATTCTGTGCTACTCATAACGAATGATATGCTTGTTACTTATTGTTTTATCAAATCACCAGAGGCGTTAAAACGATGCTTACACCGACTGATCATCAAGATTTAAAAAATGCAATTTTAATCTTAGAAAATCCTAGTTTTGCTATAAAGCTGACTAATTATGTTGGTATGCCCATTGAAAGTATCATGAAATATCTACCAAATAATTATCAAGTTAAGCTTAATGATGGCATTACTACAGCATTGCAAACAGCCTTAAGTGTTGCAACGGCCTCATTGAGTGATGACACGCGAGAATCTAATCATGGTTGGCATCAATTTTTAGTAGGAACTAGTGGCGCTATTGGCGGGGCATTTGGTTTATGGGGTGTCGCTGTTGAACTGCCTATCTCAACAACATTAATAATGCGTTCAATTTTAGCAACCGCCTGTAGTCATGGTGAAAATATTCAAAATCCGCAATCTCAACTTGCTTGTTTGGAAGTCTTTGCTTTAGGTAGTCCACAAACAGATGTTGATGATGGTAGTGAAAGTGGCTATTTAGCCATTCGCATCGCGCTTGCAAAAGCAATAACAGAAGCCAGTGAATACTTAGTGGTTAAAGGGGGGGCAGAAGCCAGTGCGCCTGTCATCATACGCTTGATTACCCAAATTGCTGCACGCTTTGGTATCGTTGTGTCTGAAAAAGCGGCAGTTCAAGCAGTACCCGTTATCGGTGCTGCAACAGGGGCGATTATCAATACGGTCTTCATTAATCATTTTCAAAATATGGCTGAAGGTCATTTCACCGTTAGACGCTTAGAAAGACGATATGGCACTAATTTTATTCAGTCACAATATAAAGCATTGCGAGCAACACTTCTTTAAATTCTAAGCATTTTTTTATCGCTCACAGCAATACATTACACCCCTACCATATCTACAGCTTCATTAATATCCACCGAGACTAATCGAGAAACGCCTGCCTCTTGCATGGTTACACCCATCAATTGATTAGCAACTTCCATCGCTATCTTATTGTGAGAAATAAAAATAATTTGTACCCGTTCCGACATGGCTTTGATAAGTTCAGAATAACGTCCAACATTCGTATCGTCTAAAGGCGCATCAACCTCGTCTAACATGCAAAAAGGTGCGGGGTTTAGTTCAAAAATTGCAAAAACCATCGATAGCGCAGTTAGGGCTTTTTCACCGCCTGATAACAAGTGAATCGTACTATTTCGCTTACCGGGCGGGCGGGCCATGATGGCCACGCCTGCTTTTAACAAATCGTCGCTAGTCAGTTCTAAGCGCGCTTCACCGCCACCGAAAAGTTTTGGGAAAGTGACTTGTAATGTTGCATTGACACTTTCCACCGTCTGTTTAAAGCGCGAGCGTGTTTCGCGGTCTATGGTGCGAATCGCATTATCCAACTGCTCTAATGCGCTGGTTAAATCTGTCCATTGTTCATCCATATATTGTTTACGTTGCGCTTCTTGCTCATATTCGGCAAGTGCTGCCATATTTACCGCGCCTATGCGCTCTAATTTACGTTCAACCGCTTCAATTTGTGCAACCCAACTGGTTTCATCGGCGTATTCGGGTAACTCACCAACTAGCGCAATGGGGCTAAAATCGCTGAGGGCAAATTTTTCATCTAATGTTTGTTTTCGTACTGCTTTGGCTTGGCTATCAATGCGTAATTGTTCCAAAATCGTCCGTAATTCACTGCTACGGGTTTCTAAAACGCGCCGTTGTTCTTCATAATCGGTCATTGCGTGTTCTAAATGTTCTACGGTTTGTTTTGCTTGGCGCAAAGTTTCAGCAGATTCCGCTTGTTTTTCTTGATAAGCCGCTAATTCACCGTGTAAAGTTTCTGTTGGGTCGATTTGTTTTTCTAAGTTTTTTTGTAGGTCGTGGCGTTGCTCTTGAAGCTGATTTAAACGCTCTTGCAAACGCTCAATGGCTTGTTGCAAACGGGCAAAGTTAGTGCGTTGTGTGCCTAGCGTCATTTCAACTTGATGGCGGGCTTCACGAGCCGTTTGCCATGCTTGACGAGATTGCAAAGTCACTTCTTGCGCGTGGGCTTTTTGCGTGCTTAAACGGTCACGTTCATCAGCAAGTTGCTCCATTTCAGCTAACGCGATATGTAAGTTGTGGCGTGTTTCTGCAATGTCACTTTCATCTTGATTGATTTGATTGGTTAATTCAGATTTTTCCCTTTCTACCCGTTGTAATTGGGTACAAACAGCTTCTAAACGGGCTTGTTTTCCACCTTGTTGTGATTGGAGTTCTGAAAAACGCTGGCGAACTTGATTTACCCGTTGTTGAATGTGGTCACGTTGTCCTTCCATTTCACGTAAATGGATACGTTTTTGCTCAACGGTTTGATTCAATACTAAAACGGCTTGGTCTAAGGCTTCAAGCTGGCTGGCGATGCGATTAATTTCTTGCTCGCGCCCTATCATGCCTGTTTTTTCATCCTTACCTTGCCGACAATGTAACCAATTTGTGCCTAGCCAAACACTTTGCGGGGTTATGATAGATTCATTGGCGGACA contains:
- the nadS gene encoding NadS family protein, producing MKDELFNQLMESVTQADEIIQGKMNSQQVTNFEEPIVKAIRAKTGLTQSRFADAIGVSKRTLENWEQGRRHPTGSARALLRILEADPKSVALLKSQFLSKA
- a CDS encoding type II toxin-antitoxin system RelE/ParE family toxin, whose amino-acid sequence is MVIIEPPIFTKLIKALMSDDEYKDLQEALINRPERGVLIKNSGGLRKIRWALEGRGKSGGVRIIYYWMSQDNQLYMLLVYPKNEQDNLTDAQIASLKQIVEKWSL
- the mobA gene encoding molybdenum cofactor guanylyltransferase MobA, with translation MDTDYQQYITGVILAGGRAVRMGGQDKGLVDLNDRKMIEYVIDALRPQVASLFINANRHQTEYAHLGQCPVIADNYGNYEGPLAGMLSGLHNAQTDYVLFVPCDSPLLTSSLAQRLYSALVQNQADISIASDNQRLQPVFVLIKRDLLTALRQFLANGERKVERWYASQAVITVDFSDVPDTFLNINTPEEKQTLLHRLQQ
- the moaC gene encoding cyclic pyranopterin monophosphate synthase MoaC, with amino-acid sequence MVDVGEKASTQRTAIAEGFITMQTSTLELIMTNGHKKGDVLGIARIAGIMASKKTSDLIPLCHPLMLSNVTVDLEALPEKRAIYCQATVKTQGQTGVEMEALMAVQIALLTVYDMCKAVDRGMTIEHVQLIKKAGGKSGLWERNR
- a CDS encoding EcsC family protein — encoded protein: MLTPTDHQDLKNAILILENPSFAIKLTNYVGMPIESIMKYLPNNYQVKLNDGITTALQTALSVATASLSDDTRESNHGWHQFLVGTSGAIGGAFGLWGVAVELPISTTLIMRSILATACSHGENIQNPQSQLACLEVFALGSPQTDVDDGSESGYLAIRIALAKAITEASEYLVVKGGAEASAPVIIRLITQIAARFGIVVSEKAAVQAVPVIGAATGAIINTVFINHFQNMAEGHFTVRRLERRYGTNFIQSQYKALRATLL
- a CDS encoding tyrosine-type recombinase/integrase, with the translated sequence MRKQALLTLSWTQFNRDTQSLRLHKTKSGKPRTVPLNQIALSELQRCRNGRFVFQIEGRAIRDIKHSFASVCRLAGIVDCTPHTLRRTFFVVLFYYIEYLVVLGFSAGREKQCK
- a CDS encoding restriction endonuclease: MEIKLTDKMAIEILSRFSEQERGQTAAKYIILGDAVINYAQLTTNQQSIQEHFTPITDKLVHQVSSVTTALSHQMELMGKHLEGTIPQTVSTELNKLTPPIEKLNSIATLLNQLHETLSNTISAVSKPAKKGSLSCEVIFESLKTYFRDDSFEYVSSKARFTDIVATPDSFKHRIFIEVKDYTKTVPSDEVQKFWRDLDSQQVSLGCFISLHTDISNVTGDFKIISNGSKIGVFVVSDLMGGQGHLWAYGTARKILEVMLPQAIETNQTEQAAWIANLLNNRLLELKNNVQDFEKIQNDLEKTKDTVEKSLSSVIKKITELRAKLDTTIEMALHDFPHNDN
- a CDS encoding ATP-binding protein is translated as MKLVQVRLRNFRSYKEEVTIDIEKKITALLGCNDAGKSTVLDALDIFFNDVPLDKHDACKTGDAQDVAIICVFDELPESIVLDEEASTTLQVEYLLNLNKQLEIHKTFDASLEKPKSKFELKAFHPTHENAKDLITLTNDKLKKRAREAGVSADDERCNSSLRRAIRDQIGETQLQLDEQLISLADGNAKKIWGNIQSKLPLFALFKSDRPSNDQDAEAQDPLTIAIKEALKTKTNELDAISEFVKDEVSKVTQRTLDKLCELDDNLATTLKPQFSDFKLDKWASVFKTSIIGDNDIPINKRGSGVRRLILLSFFRAKAELSEGENSVIYAIEEPETSQHPNYQRLLFEALSELSSMNQILITTHTPVLARLLDTTAMRFIHQDQESGKKCINKGGTDEINHKIVRTLGILPEHNVKLFIMVEGRTDIDFLKQMSFVLRREHEEKIPDLQSLDDSGQIVFIPIGGFRSMDLWICRLEGFSRPEFHLYDKDEKKPDIYLKCVEEINKRPNCSAQFTEKKEIECYIHSQAINKALSAKAVNVSFSQQEITNCNEKINCFIAGRINKEGWKKNLVKIFLCKEATNNMTVDLLKEIDAYDEVIKWFQTMNTLITSNK
- a CDS encoding L,D-transpeptidase family protein, translated to MANNTENRISPEIIEKLQIAIQEKGLTWGTPIFIRIFKQEKQLEVWLEKNNEFVLFKTYPICTYSGELGSKKREGDKQSPEGFYFVTPAQMNPNSQYHLAFNLGFPNDYDRAKKWTGSALMVHGGCVSIGCYAMTDPFIEEIYTLADVALQKGQSFFRVHIFPFRMTEENLQSHANSVWSAFWLNLKAGYDFFEQYQRPPNVKVKNSLYIFEAS
- a CDS encoding type II toxin-antitoxin system RelE/ParE family toxin — encoded protein: MKLTAHYTSGFVSWWESLEAPEQVALHHAIINLLKPETLMSLHAHTQYAQMGELHVTHEHYTYNILYAFDLKQSTIVLVGGTKNLSCALQ